One genomic window of Vicia villosa cultivar HV-30 ecotype Madison, WI unplaced genomic scaffold, Vvil1.0 ctg.000227F_1_1, whole genome shotgun sequence includes the following:
- the LOC131625599 gene encoding uncharacterized protein LOC131625599, translating into MSYARILMEVDITQKLCEEISIRDHTGQKKKQKVEYEWRPQFFERCQKVGHVCNKEKKVALKNWQPKPAPNVTEVVASSQDKESVAQREVKTPSQDEENVEVQSEGRVWTEVGKRNREHGKKAITEIFEKIRKILGSKWCYIDNYSDHNNGRIWILRDEHKVDVRKIKSTHQMVHCDVYKNGDFLNCLTAVYADNKLEERKKLWKHIENIGDDLQGPWSIMGDFNNVLCSTDKIGGRLVKEYEYSYLIKMMEKNGLYEMESKGDKYTWFNNHVDGAIYSRIDRVIANVEWLQQNNHLSLYVMGPNISDHSLLCLKGEGRVVKKRNFKFLNMVTELEGYNSEVEKNWRNKGTLWTKLSRLQHVMRKFSRPLIDEQIARQRSKIAWIRLGDGNNSFFHASLRSKQKLNMISRLHKDDGTVAESQQDIEEEVLRFYGSLMGNANTSIEGVDINHLRKGD; encoded by the exons ATGTCTTATGCTCGGATTCTTATGGAGGTGGACATAACGCAGAAGCTGTGTGAAGAAATCAGCATTAGAGATCATACGGGacaaaagaagaagcagaagGTTGAGTATGAATGGCGCCCTCAGTTTTTTGAAAGATGTCAGAAGGTTGGTCATGTGTGTAATAAGGAGAAGAAGGTTGCTCTAAAAAACTGGCAACCTAAACCTGCCCCTAATGTGACTGAAGTAGTTGCCAGCTCTCAAGACAAAGAAAGTGTAGCACAGAGGGAGGTAAAAACACCAAGCCAAGATGAGGAAAATGTGGAAGTACAGTCAGAGGGAAGAGTATGGACAGAAGTAGGGAAGAGGAATAGAGAACATGGAAAGAAAGCTATAACAG AAATTTTTGAGAAAATTAGGAAGATTTTGGGTAGTAAATGGTGCTATATTGACAATTACAGTGACCATAATAATGGTAGGATTTGGATTTTGAGGGATGAGCATAAAGTGGATGTTAGGAAAATAAAGAGCACTCATCAAATGGTGCATTGTGATGTATATAAAAATGGTGATTTCCTGAACTGTCTCACTGCTGTATATGCTGACAATAAATTGGAGGAAAGGAAGAAACTGTGGAAGCATATTGAGAATATTGGAGATGATCTGCAAGGCCCCTGGAGTATCATGGGGGATTTCAACAATGTTCTATGCTCCACTGACAAAATTGGTGGAAGACTAGTCAAAGAGTATGAATACAGTTATCTGATTAAGATGATGGAGAAAAATGGCCTATATGAGATGGAGAGCAAAGGTGATAAATACACATGGTTCAATAATCATGTGGATGGAGCTATCTATAGCAGAATTGATAGGGTGATTGCAAATGTGGAGTGGCTGCAGCAAAACAATCATTTGAGCCTTTATGTGATGGGCCCTAACATATCTGATCATAGCTTGCTCTGCCTTAAAGGGGAAGGTAGAGTTGTAAAGAAAAGAAATTTCAAGTTTCTTAACATGGTTACTGAGCTGGAAGGTTACAACAGTGAAGTAGAAAAAAACTGGAGAAATAAAGGTACTCTATGGACTAAACTCAGTAGATTACAACATGTGATGAGGAAGTTTAGTAGGCCACTCATAG ATGAACAAATTGCGAGGCAGAGATCAAAAATTGCTTGGATTAGACTCGGGGATGGTAACAATTCATTTTTCCATGCTTCTTTAAGGAGTAAACAAAAACTAAACATGATCAGCAGACTGCATAAGGATGATGGCACTGTGGCTGAAAGTCAACAGGATATTGAAGAGGAGGTGTTGAGGTTCTATGGAAGCCTTATGGGGAATGCCAACACCTCCATTGAGGGAGTTGACATAAATCACCTTAGGAAAGGTGATTAA